Proteins found in one Serratia plymuthica genomic segment:
- a CDS encoding PTS lactose/cellobiose transporter subunit IIA has product MIELEEAVMEIIVNAGQSRSLCFEALRAAREGNIGEAKALLQQADGFSRQAHQMQTRLIEQDAGEARQPMTLIMVHAQDHLMTSLLARELSEEIVHLYQR; this is encoded by the coding sequence ATGATTGAACTGGAAGAAGCGGTCATGGAGATTATCGTCAACGCCGGGCAGTCGCGCAGCCTGTGCTTTGAGGCACTGCGCGCTGCGCGTGAAGGCAACATCGGCGAAGCCAAAGCGCTGTTGCAGCAGGCCGATGGTTTTTCGCGCCAGGCGCATCAGATGCAAACCAGGCTGATCGAGCAGGATGCCGGCGAGGCCCGGCAACCGATGACCTTAATTATGGTGCACGCGCAGGATCATTTAATGACGTCTTTACTGGCGCGGGAATTATCGGAAGAGATCGTTCATCTTTATCAACGTT